From one Candidatus Binatia bacterium genomic stretch:
- a CDS encoding type II toxin-antitoxin system RelE/ParE family toxin, translated as MSAYEVAPAARLDLLELWNLIAEDDLDRADRIVNEIEQTFALIASHPRMGHPRPTLLPRRFLFHPVYSWEIIYNPDVHPLRILRVWHGAQEKPEIPET; from the coding sequence ATGAGCGCGTATGAGGTCGCCCCAGCGGCGCGCCTCGATCTGCTCGAACTCTGGAATCTGATCGCGGAAGACGATCTCGACAGAGCGGACCGCATCGTCAACGAGATCGAGCAGACCTTTGCGCTCATCGCGTCGCACCCCCGCATGGGACATCCGCGCCCGACGCTACTTCCCCGTCGATTTCTCTTCCACCCCGTGTATTCGTGGGAGATCATCTACAACCCGGACGTGCACCCACTTCGCATTCTCCGTGTCTGGCACGGGGCGCAGGAGAAGCCGGAGATTCCAGAAACCTAG